The Alcaligenes faecalis sequence CCCCCAGGCGCACGATCAAGTCGGTCGAGCGACGCAGGTGATACAGCACTTCCTTATGCGCCTTCTGGGCAATTTCACGAATCTGCTCGTCGCGGGATTCGATCAACTGCTCCAGCAGGAAACAATGCCAGGCATCAAACAGGAACTGGCGTGCCAGCGTGTCACCATAGTGACCATTCTCGCGCTCCACCAACAAGTAGTTGGTGTACTCGTGACCATCACGGTGATAGGCCAGACGATCTTCGTCGCGGCCCTGACCTTCGGTCTCACCAGCCAGCGTCAGCCACATGCGAGCCTGCCCCAGCAAGTCCAGTGCCGTATTGGCGCAGGCCAGTTCTTCTTCCAGAGCCGGGCCGTGGCCAGTCCACTCACCCAGACGCTGAGCCAGCACCAGGGTGGAATCGCCCATGCGCAGGGCGTAGGAAAACAAAGCTTTGTCCATACCAGTTCCTACATATTGATGCCGTCAGGCATGGGGAAAAACGTAGGGTGACGGTAGACCTTGGTATTGGAAGGCTCGAACAGCGGGCCTTTATCACCAGGGCTGGAGGCAGCGATATCGGCTGCACGCACGACCCAGATGCTCACGCCTTCGTTACGACGGGTGTACACATCACGGGCATTGTTGATGGCCATTTCGGCGTCAGGAGCGTGTAGGCTGCCTACGTGCTTGTGGGCCAGGCCGTGCTGGCTGCGAATGAAAACTTCCCACAGGGGCCAATCGTTCTTGCTCATAACTGAAAATTCCTTGCTGTGCAGTGGCGCGGTCAACGCGCCTGCTGCGAATCGGATCGAATCAGAAACCGTGCTGGTTTCTTAGCCTTCTTGATCAGGCCACCTTGCGGACGGCTTGCTGCTTTTGGGCATGTGCATCCAGTGCATCACGGAACCAGGCGCCGTTCTCGTGGGCCTGGACTCGGGCTTCGAGTCGCTCACGATTACAGGGACCATTGCCCTTGATCACTGCCCAGAATTCTTCCCAGTCGATCTCGCCAAAGTCGTAGTGACCGCGCTCTTCGTTCCAGCGCAGATCAGGATCCGGAATGGTCAGACCCAGGTACTCGGCCTGAGGCACGGTCTGGTCCACCATCTTCTGGCGCAGTTCGTCGTTGGAGAACAGCTTGATCTTCCACTGCATGGACTGGGCACTGTTGGTGGAGTCCGCATCCGAAGGACCGAACATCATCAAGGCAGGCCACCACCAGCGGTTGATGGAATCCTGAACCATGGCCTTTTGCTCCGGCGTACCGTGCAGACACATCTGAATCAGCAGGTCGTAACCTTGGCGCTGGTGGAAGGACTCTTCCTTACACACACGCACCATGGCGCGGGCGTATGGGCCGTAGGAGCAGCGGCACAGCGGAATCTGGTTAATGATGGCCGAGCCGTCAACCAGCCAGCCGATCATGCCAATATCGGCCCAGTTCAGCGTGGGGTAATTAAAAATACTGGAATATTTGGCTTTGCCCGACAGGAGGTCGTCGACCAGCTTGTCGCGACCTACGCCCAGTGTTTCAGCGGCGCTGTACAGGTACAGACCGTGGCCGGCTTCGTCCTGCACCTTGGCCATCAAGATGGCTTTGCGCTTGAGCGAAGGGGCGCGAGTAATCCAGTTACCTTCGGGCAGCATCCCGACGACCTCGGAGTGCGCGTGCTGAGAAATCTGGCGAACCAAGGTTTTGCGATAGGCTTCGGGCATCCAGTCCCTGGCTTCGATGCGGACACCCTCATCGATGCGCTCTTGGAACCGACGTTCTTCGTCGGACATCTGCTCGATATCCTGGACCTGCTTGACGCCTGTCTCTACAAGTTGTGCATACATGACCATCCCCGGTAAGAGTGCAGAAAGCGCCCAAACAAATTTGTTTCGACGCCAACCATATACACTTCATTATTTAATACGAAAAATGTGATGTCAATCGCAAAACCGTATCATATAGCCCTGGAACAGATACTTTAAGGGTAAATACTTAGACGTAAAAAAACCGAGGTGCGACAAATCGCTATCCTCGGTTTTCATCCAGCCTATGTATCCCTGCTTAAAGCGGTAGCCCGCTCACGGACCTCACAGGAATCAGCGCAATACCCGCCTTGCCTACCCTGCCCGTTTACAGACGAATGAAGTGCTCGCGGTAGTGTTTCAGCTCGTCAATGGACTCATAAATATCGGCCAAGGCCTCGTGGCGGCTTTGCTTGACGAAACTTTTAACCACTTCAGGCTTCCAACGCAAAGCCAGCTCTTTCAAGGTGCTGACATCCAGATTGCGGTAGTGGAAGAAAGCCTCCAGACGAGGCATGTAGCGGTACATGAAACGACGGTCCTGGCTGATGGTGTTACCACACAAGGGCGACTTGCCAGCCGGTACGTGCTCTTTCAGGAACTCCAGTAACTGATCCTCGGCCTGCGCTTCGGTCAGGGTAGAAGCTTTGACCTTGTCGATCAGGCCGCTACGGCCATGCGTACCCTTGTTCCAGGCGTCCATGCCATCCAGCAAGGCATTGCTTTGATGAACCACCAGAACCGGGCCTTCTGCTACCAGGGTCAAGTCTGCTTCTGTTACCACGACCGCAACTTCAATGATG is a genomic window containing:
- the paaC gene encoding 1,2-phenylacetyl-CoA epoxidase subunit PaaC; the protein is MDKALFSYALRMGDSTLVLAQRLGEWTGHGPALEEELACANTALDLLGQARMWLTLAGETEGQGRDEDRLAYHRDGHEYTNYLLVERENGHYGDTLARQFLFDAWHCFLLEQLIESRDEQIREIAQKAHKEVLYHLRRSTDLIVRLGDGTPESHQRMQKAIDDAWFYLGELFLDDEVTEELAQRQAAPLMASLWQPCLEYIQNALERATLRCPAEQDAQHKAYRGGPQGRHTEALGFLLAEMQHLPRMYPDATW
- the paaB gene encoding 1,2-phenylacetyl-CoA epoxidase subunit PaaB is translated as MSKNDWPLWEVFIRSQHGLAHKHVGSLHAPDAEMAINNARDVYTRRNEGVSIWVVRAADIAASSPGDKGPLFEPSNTKVYRHPTFFPMPDGINM
- the paaA gene encoding 1,2-phenylacetyl-CoA epoxidase subunit PaaA; the protein is MYAQLVETGVKQVQDIEQMSDEERRFQERIDEGVRIEARDWMPEAYRKTLVRQISQHAHSEVVGMLPEGNWITRAPSLKRKAILMAKVQDEAGHGLYLYSAAETLGVGRDKLVDDLLSGKAKYSSIFNYPTLNWADIGMIGWLVDGSAIINQIPLCRCSYGPYARAMVRVCKEESFHQRQGYDLLIQMCLHGTPEQKAMVQDSINRWWWPALMMFGPSDADSTNSAQSMQWKIKLFSNDELRQKMVDQTVPQAEYLGLTIPDPDLRWNEERGHYDFGEIDWEEFWAVIKGNGPCNRERLEARVQAHENGAWFRDALDAHAQKQQAVRKVA
- the orn gene encoding oligoribonuclease — its product is MAVHTQRLVWLDMEMTGLDPDKERIIEVAVVVTEADLTLVAEGPVLVVHQSNALLDGMDAWNKGTHGRSGLIDKVKASTLTEAQAEDQLLEFLKEHVPAGKSPLCGNTISQDRRFMYRYMPRLEAFFHYRNLDVSTLKELALRWKPEVVKSFVKQSRHEALADIYESIDELKHYREHFIRL